The Actinomycetes bacterium sequence GCCGGTGAGCGCAGACTGCGCGCCAGCAAACTCGCGGGACTGGAAAGCATCCCGGTATTTGTCCGGGAAACCGAGGATGACGCGCTCTTGCGAGATGCGTTGCTGGAAAACCTGCACCGATCCTCACTCAATGCGCTGGAAGAGGCGGCGGCCTACGACCAACTCCTCAAGGATTTCTCGTGCACGCAAGAGCAACTCGCGGAGCGAATTGGTAGATCACGTTCTCAGATCGCCAATACCTTGCGCTTGCTCAAGCTTCCGCCGAAGGTGCAGCGCCGAGTCGCAGCAGGAGTGCTCAGCGCAGGTCATGCGCGGGCGCTGCTGGCCGCTGACTCCGAGCAAGAGATGGAGACTTTGGCGACACGGATCGTTGCTGAAGGACTGAGTGTGCGAGCAGTCGAGGAACTTGTGATGGTGGGTGAGTCTGGCGGACGACGGCGGCGCGCGGCCACCCCGCGACAGATCCCAGTGGAGTATGAAGCAGCGGCGGATCGAATCGCTGACCGTTTGGAGACTCGAGTTCGGGTGGAATCTGGCAAAACCAAAGGCCGGATCATCGTCGAGTTTGCTGCGGTGGACGACCTTGCTCGCATTGTCGACATCATCGAGGGCAGTGAATCTCAGCCCTCTTGATCGGTCAGCCTCGGTCGATTGCTCGGTGCACCAGTTGGGCGAACACTGCACCTAAATCCCGTGAGGCGGCCTCGACCGCCTGCGGCAGCAGTGAGGTTTCGGTAATTCCGGGCGAGACGTTCGCCTCTAAGAACATGGGTTCGCTGTCTTCCCCCACGATTAAGTCGATGCGTGAGTAGTCCCGCAGCGACATGTTCTGGTGGACGGCCACGGCAATGTCCTCCACCCGAGCAGCGGTAGCCTGATCGAGTCGGGCGGGGCTAAAGAACTCAGTAGCACCGGCGGTGTAGCGGGCGTTGTAGTCGTAGAAGCCACCGTCCGGGACAATTTCAACTGCGGGTAGTGCCACCGGACCTTCATCGGTATCAATCACAGACACGGCTAATTCAGTCCCCGCAACGTATCGCTCAACTAGTGCAACATCGCCGTAGGCGAAGGCACCAACCATGGCAGCGGGAAGCTCAGTAGCCTCGTGCACTATCGAGGCACCCAGCGCTGAACCCCCGCGCGTGGGCTTGACCATGAGTGGCAGGCCGAGCCGATCCACCAATCGGTCAAGCAACTGCGCTGCCCCCAGTTCGCGGAACATGGAATGTGGCAAAGCCACCGAATCGGGAGTAGGTAGTTGCCAGTGCCGAACAACGCCCTTGGCCACCGACTTGTCGAAGGCAAGACGTGCAGGATCTGCAGGTGAACCGACAAAGGGAATCCCTACCGTTGTCAAAACATCAGACAGGGAGCCATCCTCGCCACCGGTACCGTGCAGTGCTGGCAGGACACACTGCGGGCGGGCCTCGGCAAGGCGCTGCAGTAAGGAGGCATCAGCGTCGGCAGTAGTGACAGCGAGGCCTTGCGATCGCAAGGCCTCGGCGACCCGACGACCCGATCGGATCGATACGTCGCGCTCTGGGGATAGACCGCCGCAGAGAACGAGAACCGTGGGAGTTTCATGGAGGTTGGACATGAGCGCCTCTCAGAGCATGTCGGGGGTAGGTACCGATGAGCCGGAAGGATGGTGCAGCGCACTTGCGGTACCGAAGGTTTCACCGATCTGTAGTTCTTGCTCCATCACTGCAGCCAGTCGGCGAACACCTTCCCGAATTCGATCCGGTTCCGGGTAGCAGTACGACAACCGTAGATGGCGGCGACCCTGACCATCAGCATAGAAACCGGTACCGGGAACGTAGGCGACCAGCGCAGATACCGCGCGGGGAAGCATGGCGGTTGCATCCAGCCCCTCGGGTAGCGTCAGCCAGGAGTAGAAGCCGCCGGCGGGACGTGTCCATTCCGTGCCGGGTGGCATCAGCGCATCAAGTGACTCCAGCAGTGCGTCCCGTCGCTCACGGTAGACATCCCGAAAAACTTCGACTTGATCACGCCACGGTTGGGTGGCTAGGAACTCCGAGACGACTCCTTGGGTGAAGTTCGATGGGCACAGCACGGCTGCCTCAGCGGCCAGAACCAGTTTTTCCCGGACACCGTGAGGTGCGACGGCCCAACCAACGCGTAGACCTGAGGCCAGCGTCTTCGAAAAAGATCCTAGGTATACGACCTGGTCGCTGTCGTCAGCCCGCATGGCTCGGGGTACGACGCCGTCAAAGCCCAGCAGCGCATAAGGGTCGTCTTCGAGAACTAGCAGATCTTCGCGCAGGGCGATGTCTAGTAACTCCTTGCGGCGTTGGGGTGGTTGGGTAATGCCGGCGGGATTGTGGAAGGAGGGGATCGTGTAGATCAACTTGATCGTTCGACCAGAGGCCCGGACGTCCGCGATTGTTTCCTCGAGAGCCGCCGGGATCAGGCCATCGCCGTCCATCGGAACGTGAACGATGTCGCACTCGAAGGCGCGGAAGATACCCAAGGCGCCCACGTAACTTGGTGACTCTACGAGAACGACATCGCCGGGGTTGCAAAAGATGCGAGCCACCAAGTCAAGCGCCATTTGCGAACCAGCGGTTACGACGATGTCATCAGGATGGGATGACACCCCCATGTCAGACATCACGTCAACGATTTGCTCTCGGAGCACGGTGTCTCCTTGCCCGGAGCCGTATTGCAGAGCTTGAGCGCCACGTTCGCGGATGAGTCGCGATGCAGTTTCAGCGAGGGCATCGAGCGGGAGCGCCTCTACGTAGGGCATCCCACCCGCCAGCGACACCACCTCAGGGCGAGAGGCTACGGCGAAGAGTGCGCGAATCTCCGAGGCGGTCATACCGGCTGCGCGATCGGCGTACGCCGCAATCCACGGATCCAGCCGGGATCCAGGAGCGGGTGGCAGATCGGCGGGATTCACGGTTCCTCCTCATCGAGCGCGGTGTCGACTCTGGTGTTACTTGGACTCTACGATGCCTGAGTGAGCACCAGAATCCCAACTCGCCCGTTTCTCGTCGCTGCATTTATTTTCGCAGCGGGGCTAGCGGCGGGATTCTCTTGGTCGTTATTGCACAAGAATCCTAGGTCTGCGTACTTGCGGCAACTGCAGCAGGATCAGCTGCGCTAGGGCGCGAAGAATCGCACGATCGTATCTGTCATGACTCTAGCTAGGTTGTCCAAATGCTGAGGTTGGGACAGGGCACCAGAATCGTTGACATCGCCGGTGTTACCTATAGCGATTCGAACCGCAGGCATGCGGGTATTTCGCAGGATGTCCCAGGTGCGGGGCTGGGGCCCGGCACTGACTGCCGTGTTTTCCGCCGTGAGTTCTTCCAACAACATCGCGGCCATCATCTTGCCCGGTACTGAGTGTGAGCCACCGTCTCGACCGAAGTAGTAGGCACTGATCCCGGTCGGCTCGTGTTCCCGACTAAAGGCGGTCAAGGAGATAACTAGGTCGGCGCTGAGTTCGTTGCAGATTCGCGCACGATCGGCCTCTTCCGGTGGTGGCGTTTCATCCGAAGCTAATGGTGTGGTGACTACGACGTGAGCACCTAACGGGATGAGCCGACGTTCCAGTCGGCCTGCAACGTTCGCGCATAGCTGGCAGGCTTCGATGGAGGGATTTGCCGAGGTGGCTCCCGGATCCAACACCACAATCTTGCCTTGGATGCCGGTTCGCGTTTTCTGCAGCGCGATCCGGTCCCGTACCTCCTGGCTAGACTCCTGCCCTACCGTGCGTCGCAGTTGCCCGAGGGATCGATACGTATTGGGTCCGCAGACACCATCGGAACGCAGCCCAAGGTTGCTCTGAAACTCTCGAACTGCTTGGTCAGTTGCGGGGCCGAAACTGCCGTCTTCCTTCCCGCAGGAGAAACCCATGGCGTTGAGCCGGCTTTGCAGTTCCAGCACGTCCTCCCCCGAGGTGGGATGACCTGCGGCGTAGGCGAGTGTCCGATCCCCGAGTTTCCAGCGAGCTTCTTCCAATCGCCGAAAGGTCTCCGGGCCGACGATTCCGTCAGCAGTGATCCCCCGTTCGCGCTGGAATGTGCGCACTGCGGCTTCCACTTCCTCGTCGAAGTCGGCACTAATGAGTTGGGTAGTGCTCCAGGCTGCCGGATTATCTTCTTGTTCCAGCGGCCCTTGCCGCAGTCGGTCGCGCTGTAGGGACTCCTCAGCGAAGCGCGAACCTGGCAGCAGGCCGAGGCGGGCCAGCCTCGCCCGTACTTCGGCAACGGCCGGTCCTCGGTCACCGATTCGTATCAAAGACATGGTGCAACCGGATGGCTGGTCACAGAAATTCAGCCAGATCCTTCAGCAGTGCCTGTTTGGGCTTCGCCCCAACAATTTGCTTGACGACCTGACCGCCTTGGTAAACGTTGAGCGTTGGGATGGAGACCACTCCATAACTAGCCGCGATTTGCGGATTCTCGTCAACGTTCAACTTCGCGACCGTGATCTTGTCAGCATGTTCGCCAGCGATCTCTTCCAAAACCGGAGCCACCATTCGGCAGGGTCCACACCACTCCGCCCAGAAATCGACAAGGACTGGTTTATCTGATTGCAGTACATCGGCGGTGAACGACGCTTCGGTGACTACGGTTGTGTTTTGACCCACGAGGACCTTCCTTCTTCTTCTCTCAGCCTAGGCGACCGGGATGGTTACCGCCGCATCACTATGGCTGTGTTGTACTACTGACCAGCGGCAAGATCAGCCAGATAGCGCTCGGCATCCAGCGCGGCGGCACAGCCGGTTCCTGCTGCCGTGATCGCCTGACGGTAGGTGTGGTCCACCAGATCACCACAGGCGAATACGCCCGGAAGTGACGTACGGGTTCCAGGGGCGTCTACGATCACGTATCCCTCATCATCCAAGGTGACCTGGCCCTGCAGGAGTTCCGATCGGGGGTCATGACCAATCGCCACGAACATGCCGGTGACGGGCAGTTCACTGGTGTCGCCGGTCTTGCGATTCCGCAGCGTGAGGCCGGTCAGTTTTCCATCACCGTTTGCCTTCTCCACCATGGTGTCCCAGATCATCTCGATCTTGGGGTCATTCAGTGCGCGATCAGCCATGATCTTGCTGGCACGCAGTTCATCCCTCCGATGAATCAGGAAGACCTTCTTCGCGAACCGGGTGAGGAAGGTCGCTTCTTCGACCGCAGAGTCTCCGCCACCCACGACGGCAATGTTTTGATCCCGGAAAAAGAAACCATCACACGTAGCGCACCACGAAACCCCGTGCCCGCTCAGTTCCTTTTCGCCGGGAATTCCCAGCTCGCGGTACCCGGAGCCGGTCGCCAGGATGACGGCCTTGGCGCGGTGTTCCTCGCCGTTACCGTCCGTCAGGGTTTTGATGTCACTCGTCAAATCCACTTTGGTGGCGTCGTCAGTGATGAGTTTTGCGCCGAACCGCTCGGCTTGGGCTTTCATGTGCTGCATGAGCTCTGGGCCCATGATTCCTTCGGGAAATCCAGGGAAGTTCTCCACATCAGTGGTGTTCATCAACGCTCCGCCAGCGGTGACTGCCCCCTCGAAGACAATCGGCTGCAATTGTGCTCTGGCAGCGTACAGCGCTGCGGTGTAACCGGCCGGGCCGGAACCAACAATGATCAGATCGTGGACTTCGCTCACCGATACCCCTGTTCCTTCAGCTGAATCCTAACTGGACACCGGGCTATAACGTCCGGCGGTAGCCGGATCATTCCCTAGTCACTCCAGCTCGGTGCGGTGGACAACCGTGGGCGAAGGGGCACAATCTACGACAAGTGCCTCAGATGTTTCAGTGGCAACGACTGCTACCAGCAACTCTTCCCCTTCGAAGTCTGCGATATCGATGGCAACCACAGTTTGATCGGGGATTACTTCCAGCAGGCAGTTGGAGATGTCGGCGGCAACCGGGCTGGGCGCGGGGGCCGTAGTCCGATCGGACGGAATGGCGTTCCCAGTGGGTGCCGGACAGGGCGAACTGCCTGCAACGAGGTCCTTGGCTTGATCGGCTAGTTCGGCTTGGGTGTAGTCTCGGCCACTTTGCTGGGTGACTGGACCGAGGTCGCCGCCTTCGACAACAGGGGTTTGACATCCTGCGGCGATCGGCTGCGGTTCGGGATCAGTGCCCCCCGGGATGACAACGATTCCCACTAGAAGCGCTATCGCGGCAGCTGCTCCCAGCGGGATCCACCAGCGATTACGGCGGGGTTCCTCGACTGTGCGGCGTTGCTGTTCTTCCGCGAGCGCGGCGGTGATGCGCTCACTGACCGAGGCTGGGATTTCCGGAGCAGGCTGAGCGGACAGTTGCCGGCGGATTTCATCCTGTTCGGGTTCACTATTGTCGTGGGGGTCATTCTTTGTCATCGTTCACCCCGTCGGTTATCCGGCTGCTCTTGGTTGGGACGTCGCCCGCTTCGTTATGGTTCCTGAGCAACTCCGCCATCCGCTGTCGGCCACGAAAGCATCGACTCTTGACGGTACCTGGTGGGATTTGCAGGATTTCTGCGGCTTCATCGACCGGCCATCCTTCAAGATCGACCAGCGTCAAGGCGATCCGTTGTTCGTCGGGTATTTCCGCAAGCGCGGTCATCACCGTCAATCGAGTGACATGTTCGGAAATCTGATCCCGACCATCGTGAGTGCCGACATCCGCTTCGGTATCAGGTAGCGCAATCGTGGGTCGATTCTTACGCGATCTCATCCGGTCCAGGCAGGCGTTCACGACGATCCGGTGCAGCCAAGTGGTCACTCGGGCGTCCCCTCGAAATGAACTGGCGCGCCGAAAAGCCGAGATCATGGCATCTTGCAGCGAGTCGGCGGCATCATCTGGGTCGCGGCAGGTGCGCAATGCTACTGCCCAGAGTCGATCGGAATGTCGCCGAAACAGTTCTGCAAAGGCATGCGGATCGCCATCGACGTGGGCAGCGAGGAGTTGCTCGTCGCTGGAACTATCGGTGGACTGCATGGCAGCACGAGCCTACGCGGTTTGACAGCCCACCACGGGCAACCCCCCGAGGTCAGCCCAAGATTCGAACTTCGCTGATGCCACCGACATAGTTCGTGCCATCGAACGGCAACCGAGTGAGTTTGATGAGGACGAAACGAGTAGCAATCGCTTCCGGGGTGCGAACCCGAATCTTTTCGCCAGCGCCGGTGATGCTGAGAATCTCGTTGAAGTTGGCGGGCTTGTTGGGGTTCTTCGTCGTGGTTGCCACTGCAAAATCAGCCCCACTGTCGGTCATGCGAAGATCGATTGCGCGTACCGGTCGAACTGCCCCCAGATCGAGGATTAGCCCGATCCCTTCCTCGGGTTTGGGTTCGGAGAAACTGTAGGTCTCCGTCGTCCAGGCAGTGACTTTTCGCCCGTCGACAGCCAGATTGACCAACTCGGGATTTTCGCTGCCATCGCCGGCGGGATCATGATCTTGGACCGCCACTACTGGGAAAGGACGTTCCTTGACCGGTGACGGTTCATTGGGTGTGGCACCGTCCGCTGGTACTTGTGCCGGTGCGTCCTCTGCCTCGGTCACGCGATTTCCCACAGTGAGTTGCCAGAGCAGCAGCACTAGGCCGCTAATAGCCAGCAATGCAATCAGCAAGGTGCCCACACGCCCCAGCAGCCGGTTGGTGGCCCGGTCAGTATCGTCATGATGCCGATCTCCGGCTGAGGTGGCGCCGAGGACCCCTGCGGCATTTTCCAATGCGTAGACGCACTCGGCCATGTCCTGGTAGGACTGATCGCGGGTATTTCCCAGTGTCGTTAGTGAACGGTTGATCACCCGATCGAGGGCGGTGGGCACATTGGGCTCGACTGCCGAAGCGGCAGCTGTGTTTCCACCGGCCAGCGGGGCCGGTGGAAGTGCTGACAGTGTGCCCGGCCCAGGCCACTTTCGAGTTAGACCCACGTATAGCAGGGCCCCGACTCCGTGCAGATCGGCCGCAAACGGGTCGTCGAACGGATCCTCACCGCGAAGAACCGCGTCCACTCCGAGGCCGCGCAGTCGGACTTCCCGAGTATCGGTGATCATGACCGATTGGGGCCGGAGTCGCCCGTGAGTCACACCCGACTGATGAGCACTCTCCAGCGCCCGTGCTACCTCGAGAGCCACGATGGTCACCTCTTGTGGTGACCAGCCATCGTCCAAAAGATCAAGCCAACAGGTTCCGGTGACCCATTCGGTGACCACAGCCAGTTCCTCATCGGTTTCCACCACATCTAGGACGCGCACCGTCCTGCGATCGAGTACCTTGGCGGCACCAGCAGCCGCCTCGCGGAGACGGCTGGCGCGAGGGTCCGCTTGCGGCAGGATTCGAACTGCCACCGTGCGATCGAGAGCCGGATCTCGCGCGAGCCAAAGCGCCGTTCCGGTGCTTTCCGCTACGAGGTCCAGCAGAATATATCGACCCACCTGACGCTGTGAAATAGATGAATCTGGGGGGGTCGACACCTGTTCATGATAAGCCAAGATCTCCCTCCGAGCCCTAATCCTGGCGCGCCGATCAGTCGTTGGGGTATTGGAAGGCTGCTGCGGTCAACGAACCGCGGTAGCCAGTCACTAGCTGGTGGCGGGGCTGGTATAGGTCTCTGTCACCCGGGAGAGATGCTCGATGGGGCCAATCCGGTAGGCGACCAGAGTTTGGATATCCCGATCAATCACCACCGTGACCGAGCCATCTCGCTCAACGGTGATGGCCTCCGGTGTGACGTCAATGCCTCGCGTCTGCGCGCGCGTGTAGGCAAGTTTTGCCGCCTCGTCGGGCGATGCATTCTTCAACACAATGGCATCGGTGGCGATGCGGGCGACTTGCCGAGCGTCGTCAGCGGCCGACACCTGGCCATACGCGATAGCCATGACATCGAACAGCACAACGCCGCCGACGACCAAGACCAGGATTAGCTTCGTCAGCCATCCCAGCACAATGGCGCCGGCATCGTCGTGAAAGCCCGTTGCACCCATACGTGAGTAATCGGCACCAACTGGCAGGTCCTTAAATAGTGGACTGCCCCAGACTGTGGGCATCGTCACGATTCGCTCTATCTGTCGTGCGGGTGGTCGCCGTTGTGATCGGGCTGTGCCTCATTATGCCCGCTTATTTCCTGGGATACGCGAGATCGCGCCACCGGCCCAGCCGAGCACCTCTCTCATTTCAGGAACCCGCAGCAGCCAGGTCGCAGCGACGAAGACGACGAGAACCACAATCGAGGTGAGCCCAAGATCCACCAGCGCGTCCAGTTTCGAGTCACCCAGCAGAAATTGGGTTCCGGTCACCGCCACGGTCAGCACCGAGGCAACCATTGCGACAGCCGCGGCCAACGCAAGCCGAAGGAATACCGCAATGGTGTGACGAGAGTCGATGCCACCGTAGGAGCGACTCAGGACGGGCCAGGCCACCAGTAACGTGACGATACTTGCCAGAGCGTAGGCAGCGGCCAGCACGTTGACTTCCGGGCCGCCGGGAGCCGCCGCGGGGAACATGGCCAGTGCTAGGCCGACGAGAACCCCGTTCATCAGAATGGAGAAGAAGAACGGGGTTCGGGTGTCCTCCCTGGCGTACCAGCCTCGCTGCAGCACGTAGTAGAGCGTGAAGGCCGGCAAACCCAGCATGAAGATGGAGATAACGATGCCCAGTTGTTGGGCTTGCGCTGCATTGGCAGCGCCGTAGTTGAAAAGCAAAGCAGCGAGTGGCTCGGCCGCGAGGAATAAGGCGATAGCCAATGGCGCGACCACGGTCATCACCAGTCGCATGGTGTGGCCGATTTCGCGCCCGGCTCGCTCTCGCTTGCCGGCGTGAACTAGTCGCGACAGTCCCGGTAATTGAGCGGTCACGATCGAGACCGTCACGATGCCGTGGGGGATCATGAAGACTGCGTAGGCGTTCGTGTAGGTAGCAAGACCGGCTGCCGGTTCTCCTGCCTCGGCTGCATTGACGTTCGCCAGGGTGGCTAGCCGCGTGATGACGATAAAGCCCAACTGGGTGACGCCCACGAGTCCGATGGTCCAGCCAGCGAGTTTTCCCGCCTTACCCAGTCCCATTCCCCGCCACTTTGTCGAGAACCGCCAGCGGTAGCCCGTTCGTAGTAGCGCCGGTATCAGGACCAAAGACTGGGCCACAATGCCGAGAGTCGTTCCGATGCCCAACCAGGCGGTCTGCTGCGGATCCAGTAAGCCCTCGTCAGCTGCAGCAGAACCGAAAATCACGATGAACGACAGATAAGTAGCGATTGCCACCAGATTGTTGAAGATCGGCGCAACCATCGGCATAGCGAATCGGTTGTGGGCGTTGAGTACCTGGCCAACCATGGCGTAAATGCCAAAGAAGAAGATTTGCGGCAAGCAGTACCGAGCGAAGGCAACCGCAAGATCCACCTGCTCCTGCGAGTAGGCCGGTGTGACGTACAGGTTGACAATCCAGGGAGCGGCAGCAACCGCGAGGATTGTCACCAGTATTA is a genomic window containing:
- the trxA gene encoding thioredoxin — encoded protein: MGQNTTVVTEASFTADVLQSDKPVLVDFWAEWCGPCRMVAPVLEEIAGEHADKITVAKLNVDENPQIAASYGVVSIPTLNVYQGGQVVKQIVGAKPKQALLKDLAEFL
- a CDS encoding peptidoglycan-binding protein, with the translated sequence MSLIRIGDRGPAVAEVRARLARLGLLPGSRFAEESLQRDRLRQGPLEQEDNPAAWSTTQLISADFDEEVEAAVRTFQRERGITADGIVGPETFRRLEEARWKLGDRTLAYAAGHPTSGEDVLELQSRLNAMGFSCGKEDGSFGPATDQAVREFQSNLGLRSDGVCGPNTYRSLGQLRRTVGQESSQEVRDRIALQKTRTGIQGKIVVLDPGATSANPSIEACQLCANVAGRLERRLIPLGAHVVVTTPLASDETPPPEEADRARICNELSADLVISLTAFSREHEPTGISAYYFGRDGGSHSVPGKMMAAMLLEELTAENTAVSAGPQPRTWDILRNTRMPAVRIAIGNTGDVNDSGALSQPQHLDNLARVMTDTIVRFFAP
- the sigM gene encoding RNA polymerase sigma factor SigM, encoding MQSTDSSSDEQLLAAHVDGDPHAFAELFRRHSDRLWAVALRTCRDPDDAADSLQDAMISAFRRASSFRGDARVTTWLHRIVVNACLDRMRSRKNRPTIALPDTEADVGTHDGRDQISEHVTRLTVMTALAEIPDEQRIALTLVDLEGWPVDEAAEILQIPPGTVKSRCFRGRQRMAELLRNHNEAGDVPTKSSRITDGVNDDKE
- a CDS encoding ParB/RepB/Spo0J family partition protein; this translates as MTQRRGLGRGLGALIPTAPENSQDLPQDSPQVIDLREPSPGSELAASVATAYREVPLDTISPNPRQPRQVFDEEALSELVHSINTIGLLQPIVVRPATGGYELIAGERRLRASKLAGLESIPVFVRETEDDALLRDALLENLHRSSLNALEEAAAYDQLLKDFSCTQEQLAERIGRSRSQIANTLRLLKLPPKVQRRVAAGVLSAGHARALLAADSEQEMETLATRIVAEGLSVRAVEELVMVGESGGRRRRAATPRQIPVEYEAAADRIADRLETRVRVESGKTKGRIIVEFAAVDDLARIVDIIEGSESQPS
- a CDS encoding protein kinase family protein; its protein translation is MSTPPDSSISQRQVGRYILLDLVAESTGTALWLARDPALDRTVAVRILPQADPRASRLREAAAGAAKVLDRRTVRVLDVVETDEELAVVTEWVTGTCWLDLLDDGWSPQEVTIVALEVARALESAHQSGVTHGRLRPQSVMITDTREVRLRGLGVDAVLRGEDPFDDPFAADLHGVGALLYVGLTRKWPGPGTLSALPPAPLAGGNTAAASAVEPNVPTALDRVINRSLTTLGNTRDQSYQDMAECVYALENAAGVLGATSAGDRHHDDTDRATNRLLGRVGTLLIALLAISGLVLLLWQLTVGNRVTEAEDAPAQVPADGATPNEPSPVKERPFPVVAVQDHDPAGDGSENPELVNLAVDGRKVTAWTTETYSFSEPKPEEGIGLILDLGAVRPVRAIDLRMTDSGADFAVATTTKNPNKPANFNEILSITGAGEKIRVRTPEAIATRFVLIKLTRLPFDGTNYVGGISEVRILG
- the murJ gene encoding murein biosynthesis integral membrane protein MurJ; amino-acid sequence: MTEREPDGGSGPPDPLAGTEAELASAEVNEAEQSGLLRNSATMAAASVVSRITGVFRNTALAAAIGLTISADAFALGNSLPDIVYVLILGGALNAIFVPQLVRRMHDDADGGRRYTDALLSATGVLLILVTILAVAAAPWIVNLYVTPAYSQEQVDLAVAFARYCLPQIFFFGIYAMVGQVLNAHNRFAMPMVAPIFNNLVAIATYLSFIVIFGSAAADEGLLDPQQTAWLGIGTTLGIVAQSLVLIPALLRTGYRWRFSTKWRGMGLGKAGKLAGWTIGLVGVTQLGFIVITRLATLANVNAAEAGEPAAGLATYTNAYAVFMIPHGIVTVSIVTAQLPGLSRLVHAGKRERAGREIGHTMRLVMTVVAPLAIALFLAAEPLAALLFNYGAANAAQAQQLGIVISIFMLGLPAFTLYYVLQRGWYAREDTRTPFFFSILMNGVLVGLALAMFPAAAPGGPEVNVLAAAYALASIVTLLVAWPVLSRSYGGIDSRHTIAVFLRLALAAAVAMVASVLTVAVTGTQFLLGDSKLDALVDLGLTSIVVLVVFVAATWLLRVPEMREVLGWAGGAISRIPGNKRA
- the trxB gene encoding thioredoxin-disulfide reductase; translation: MSEVHDLIIVGSGPAGYTAALYAARAQLQPIVFEGAVTAGGALMNTTDVENFPGFPEGIMGPELMQHMKAQAERFGAKLITDDATKVDLTSDIKTLTDGNGEEHRAKAVILATGSGYRELGIPGEKELSGHGVSWCATCDGFFFRDQNIAVVGGGDSAVEEATFLTRFAKKVFLIHRRDELRASKIMADRALNDPKIEMIWDTMVEKANGDGKLTGLTLRNRKTGDTSELPVTGMFVAIGHDPRSELLQGQVTLDDEGYVIVDAPGTRTSLPGVFACGDLVDHTYRQAITAAGTGCAAALDAERYLADLAAGQ
- a CDS encoding D-alanine--D-alanine ligase; translated protein: MSNLHETPTVLVLCGGLSPERDVSIRSGRRVAEALRSQGLAVTTADADASLLQRLAEARPQCVLPALHGTGGEDGSLSDVLTTVGIPFVGSPADPARLAFDKSVAKGVVRHWQLPTPDSVALPHSMFRELGAAQLLDRLVDRLGLPLMVKPTRGGSALGASIVHEATELPAAMVGAFAYGDVALVERYVAGTELAVSVIDTDEGPVALPAVEIVPDGGFYDYNARYTAGATEFFSPARLDQATAARVEDIAVAVHQNMSLRDYSRIDLIVGEDSEPMFLEANVSPGITETSLLPQAVEAASRDLGAVFAQLVHRAIDRG
- a CDS encoding PLP-dependent aminotransferase family protein; amino-acid sequence: MTASEIRALFAVASRPEVVSLAGGMPYVEALPLDALAETASRLIRERGAQALQYGSGQGDTVLREQIVDVMSDMGVSSHPDDIVVTAGSQMALDLVARIFCNPGDVVLVESPSYVGALGIFRAFECDIVHVPMDGDGLIPAALEETIADVRASGRTIKLIYTIPSFHNPAGITQPPQRRKELLDIALREDLLVLEDDPYALLGFDGVVPRAMRADDSDQVVYLGSFSKTLASGLRVGWAVAPHGVREKLVLAAEAAVLCPSNFTQGVVSEFLATQPWRDQVEVFRDVYRERRDALLESLDALMPPGTEWTRPAGGFYSWLTLPEGLDATAMLPRAVSALVAYVPGTGFYADGQGRRHLRLSYCYPEPDRIREGVRRLAAVMEQELQIGETFGTASALHHPSGSSVPTPDML